The following are encoded together in the Pseudomonas maumuensis genome:
- the mprF gene encoding bifunctional lysylphosphatidylglycerol flippase/synthetase MprF — MTAPTPEPQAPLTTALPAAAQRLPWLERLSKYRQPLGLALTLLLFAMGLIACRHLLSELDIYALHDAMLSVPTQSLLGALLATLVGFVILLGYEWSASRYAAVQLPRRTLVLGGFSAFAIGNAIGLSMLSGGSVRYRLYARQGLGAAEVARMTVFASLSLGCALPPLAALATLSDLPAAATALRLPAPLLGGIAIAVLVAAVALVMGLYRRRLPEQPLADNLLVQFGRRTLRLPGARLTALQLLITALDVAAAATVLYLLLPEAPPFGAFVLVYLLALAAGVLSHVPGGVGVFEAILLAAFANQLGAAPLAAALLLYRLIYVVLPLLVACVLLLANEARRLMVAQQAIRAASGLAAPVLAILVFLSGVVLLFSGATPEIDSRLEHMGFLIPHRLIDASHFGASLIGVLCLLLAQGLRRRLSAAWLLTTVLLLVGAVLSLLKGFDWEEASLMCFTAALLALFRRSFYRPSRLLELPFSPVYLVASACVVGASVWLLLFAYQDVPYTHKLWWQFTLDADAPRALRAALGSAVLLVIVALTWLLRTARPVIHLPSEEELQRANRILLASDQPDGGLALTGDKALLFHPRDNAFLMYARRGRSLVALYDPIGPAQERAEMIWQFRDLCDLHHARPVFYQVRAENLPFYMDIGLTAIKLGEEARVDLRRFNIDAKGKEMKDLRYTWNRGGRDGLALEIHEPGHAPLEALKEISDAWLSGKNVREKGFSLGRFSPEYLQHFRIALIRFQGRPVAFANLLETHSNELASLDLMRAHPEAPKLTMEFMMVGLILHYKSHDYGRFSLGMVPLSGLQPRRGAPLTQRLGSMVFQRGEQLYNFQGLRRFKDKFQPDWEPRYMAVPAGLDPLVALADTAALIAGGLTGLVKR; from the coding sequence ATGACCGCCCCCACTCCCGAGCCCCAGGCACCGTTGACCACGGCCTTGCCGGCGGCGGCGCAGCGCCTGCCCTGGCTGGAACGCCTGAGCAAATACCGTCAGCCGCTGGGATTGGCGCTGACATTGCTGCTGTTCGCCATGGGCCTGATTGCCTGCCGCCATCTGTTGAGCGAACTGGATATCTACGCCCTGCATGATGCGATGCTCAGCGTACCGACCCAGTCGCTGCTCGGCGCGCTGCTGGCCACGTTGGTCGGCTTCGTGATCCTGCTCGGTTACGAATGGTCGGCCAGCCGCTATGCCGCCGTGCAACTGCCTCGCCGCACCCTGGTGCTCGGGGGCTTCAGCGCCTTCGCCATTGGCAACGCGATAGGCCTGTCGATGCTGTCGGGTGGCTCGGTGCGTTATCGCCTCTATGCCCGTCAAGGTTTGGGCGCCGCAGAGGTCGCGCGCATGACGGTGTTCGCCAGCCTTTCGCTGGGCTGCGCGCTGCCGCCGCTGGCGGCACTGGCCACCTTGAGCGACCTGCCGGCAGCGGCAACGGCGCTGCGCTTGCCTGCGCCGCTGCTGGGCGGTATCGCCATCGCCGTGCTGGTCGCGGCGGTAGCCCTGGTCATGGGCCTGTACCGCCGTCGCCTGCCTGAACAGCCGCTGGCCGACAACCTGCTGGTGCAGTTCGGCCGCCGCACCCTGCGCCTGCCAGGCGCGCGCCTGACTGCGTTGCAACTGCTGATCACCGCCCTGGATGTCGCCGCCGCCGCCACTGTGCTTTATTTGCTGCTACCCGAAGCCCCGCCCTTTGGCGCGTTCGTGCTGGTCTACCTGCTCGCCCTCGCCGCCGGGGTGCTCAGCCATGTGCCGGGTGGCGTCGGGGTGTTCGAGGCGATCCTGCTGGCCGCCTTCGCCAACCAGCTGGGCGCGGCGCCACTGGCGGCCGCCCTGCTGCTGTACCGGCTGATCTACGTGGTGCTGCCGTTGCTGGTGGCCTGCGTACTGCTGCTGGCCAACGAAGCCCGCCGGCTGATGGTCGCCCAGCAGGCGATCCGCGCAGCCTCGGGCCTGGCAGCGCCGGTACTGGCGATCTTGGTATTCCTCTCCGGCGTGGTGTTGTTGTTCTCCGGCGCTACCCCGGAGATCGACAGCCGTCTGGAGCACATGGGCTTCCTGATCCCGCACCGCCTGATCGATGCCTCACACTTCGGCGCCAGCCTGATCGGCGTTCTCTGCCTGCTGCTCGCCCAGGGTCTGCGTCGGCGCCTGTCGGCCGCCTGGCTGTTGACCACCGTGTTGCTGCTGGTGGGCGCGGTGCTGTCGCTGCTCAAGGGCTTCGACTGGGAAGAAGCCAGCCTGATGTGCTTCACCGCTGCCCTGCTCGCCCTGTTCCGCCGCTCGTTCTACCGCCCCAGCCGCCTGCTGGAGCTGCCGTTCTCGCCGGTCTATCTGGTGGCCAGCGCCTGCGTGGTCGGCGCCTCGGTGTGGCTGCTGCTGTTCGCCTACCAGGACGTGCCCTACACCCATAAACTGTGGTGGCAGTTCACCCTCGATGCCGATGCGCCGCGGGCCTTGCGGGCCGCGCTGGGCAGCGCCGTGCTGCTGGTGATCGTCGCCCTGACCTGGCTGCTACGCACCGCCCGGCCAGTGATCCACCTGCCCAGCGAAGAAGAACTGCAGCGCGCCAACCGCATCCTGCTCGCCTCCGACCAGCCTGATGGCGGCCTGGCCCTGACCGGCGACAAAGCGTTGCTGTTCCACCCTCGCGACAACGCCTTCCTGATGTATGCCCGCCGCGGCCGCAGCCTGGTGGCCCTGTACGACCCGATCGGCCCAGCGCAGGAACGCGCCGAAATGATCTGGCAGTTCCGCGACCTGTGCGACCTGCACCATGCGCGCCCGGTGTTCTACCAGGTGCGTGCGGAGAACCTGCCGTTCTACATGGACATCGGCCTGACCGCGATCAAGCTCGGCGAGGAAGCGCGGGTCGACCTGCGCCGCTTCAATATCGATGCCAAGGGCAAGGAAATGAAGGACCTGCGCTACACCTGGAACCGCGGCGGCCGCGACGGCCTGGCCCTGGAGATCCATGAGCCTGGTCACGCTCCGCTGGAGGCACTCAAGGAGATCTCCGACGCTTGGCTCAGCGGCAAGAACGTGCGCGAAAAAGGCTTCTCCCTCGGCCGCTTCAGCCCCGAATACCTGCAGCATTTCCGTATCGCGCTGATCCGCTTCCAGGGCCGTCCGGTGGCCTTCGCCAACCTGCTGGAGACCCACAGCAACGAGCTGGCCAGCCTCGACCTGATGCGCGCGCATCCAGAAGCGCCGAAGCTGACCATGGAGTTCATGATGGTCGGTCTGATCCTGCACTACAAAAGCCACGACTATGGCCGCTTCAGCCTGGGAATGGTCCCGCTTTCCGGCTTGCAGCCGCGGCGTGGCGCCCCTTTGACCCAGCGCCTGGGATCAATGGTGTTCCAGCGCGGCGAGCAGCTCTACAACTTCCAGGGCCTGCGGCGCTTCAAGGACAAGTTCCAGCCGGACTGGGAACCCCGCTACATGGCCGTGCCGGCCGGGCTCGACCCGCTGGTGGCACTGGCTGACACCGCCGCCCTGATCGCTGGTGGCCTGACTGGATTGGTGAAACGTTGA
- a CDS encoding OprD family porin yields MRVMKWSMIALAVAAGTSQLAVASSQDESKGFVDDSKLNVKMRNLYFSRDRRNDDRDPDTGARQSRQAEWGQGFIGTFESGFTQGTVGVGVDAIGLLGIKLDGGRGTTNTGLFPVDSEGRPEDNYSKGYGAVKARISNTVLKFGGQFTALPVFATDDSRLLPEAAEGFLLTSKEIEGLELNAGHFTRLDAQAQSYKDSIRGRNDAGIKNGGLTEANIFGGTYAITDGLSTSLYYSKVEDYWRKYYANVNWAVPLSDKQGLVFDFNIYDTKSSGAANVKAFDGDKLDNRAFSLSAAYNVGAHTFTLAYQKVTGDGDYAYGIDGGGTVFLANSIARSDFNAEDEKSWQARYDLNFAEYGIPGLTFMTRYARGSDANVAGTTNGKEWERDIDIKYVLQEGPAKDLSFRVRQATYRSADGVYYGSPSLDELRLIVEYPLSIL; encoded by the coding sequence TGATGAAGTGGAGCATGATCGCCCTGGCCGTAGCGGCAGGGACTTCGCAGCTGGCTGTCGCCTCGTCGCAAGACGAGTCCAAGGGTTTCGTCGACGACAGCAAGCTGAACGTGAAAATGCGCAACCTGTATTTCAGTCGCGACCGCCGCAATGACGACCGTGATCCGGACACCGGCGCACGTCAGAGCCGTCAAGCCGAGTGGGGTCAAGGCTTCATCGGCACCTTCGAGTCCGGCTTCACCCAAGGCACCGTCGGCGTTGGCGTCGACGCCATCGGCCTGCTGGGCATCAAGCTTGATGGTGGCCGCGGCACTACCAACACCGGCTTGTTCCCGGTCGACTCCGAAGGCCGCCCGGAAGATAACTACTCCAAGGGCTACGGCGCAGTAAAAGCCCGCATCTCCAACACCGTGCTGAAATTCGGCGGCCAGTTCACTGCGCTGCCAGTCTTCGCCACTGATGACAGCCGTCTGTTGCCTGAAGCCGCCGAAGGTTTCCTGCTGACCAGCAAGGAAATCGAGGGCCTTGAGCTCAACGCGGGGCATTTCACCCGCCTCGACGCACAAGCCCAGAGCTACAAGGACAGTATCCGCGGTCGCAACGATGCGGGTATCAAGAACGGCGGCCTGACCGAGGCGAACATCTTCGGCGGCACTTACGCCATCACTGACGGACTGAGCACCAGCCTCTACTACTCCAAGGTCGAAGACTACTGGCGCAAATACTACGCCAACGTGAACTGGGCAGTACCGCTGTCCGATAAACAAGGCTTGGTATTCGACTTCAACATCTACGACACCAAGAGCAGCGGTGCCGCCAACGTCAAAGCGTTCGATGGCGACAAGCTCGACAACCGGGCCTTCAGCCTCTCGGCCGCCTATAACGTAGGCGCGCACACCTTCACCCTCGCCTACCAGAAGGTCACCGGCGATGGCGACTACGCTTACGGCATCGACGGCGGCGGCACAGTGTTCCTGGCCAACTCGATTGCTCGCTCCGACTTCAACGCCGAAGACGAGAAATCCTGGCAAGCCCGCTACGACTTGAACTTTGCCGAGTACGGCATCCCGGGCCTGACCTTCATGACTCGCTACGCTCGCGGTAGCGATGCCAACGTTGCCGGCACCACCAACGGCAAGGAATGGGAACGCGATATCGACATCAAGTACGTACTGCAGGAAGGACCTGCCAAGGATCTGAGCTTCCGTGTGCGCCAAGCCACCTACCGCTCCGCCGACGGTGTCTACTACGGTTCTCCGTCGCTGGACGAACTGCGCCTGATCGTCGAGTACCCGCTGAGCATCCTGTAA
- the dinB gene encoding DNA polymerase IV — translation MRKIIHIDCDCFYAAIEMRDDPRLVGRPMAVGGQPGQRGVIATCNYEARAYGVRSAMASGHAMKLCPDLEIVKPRFEAYREASREIHAIFRDYTELIEPLSLDEAYLDVSDSQWFAGSATRIAEDIRRRVAQQLHITVSAGVAPNKFLAKIASDWRKPNGLFVITPDQVEEFVAALPVARLHGVGKVTADKLSRLGIDTCLSLRDWSRLALVREFGSFGERLWGLARGIDERAVHNDSRRQSVSVENTYDQDLPDLSSCLEKLPDLLASLNERIARMDSSYRPDKPFVKVKFHDFSQTTLEQAGAGRDLESYRQLLSQAFARGGKPVRLLGVGVRLRDLRGALEQLELFRDL, via the coding sequence TTGCGCAAGATCATCCACATTGATTGTGACTGCTTCTACGCCGCCATCGAGATGCGCGATGACCCGCGCCTGGTCGGTCGCCCCATGGCCGTGGGTGGACAGCCAGGTCAGCGTGGCGTGATCGCCACCTGTAACTACGAGGCGCGCGCCTATGGCGTGCGTTCGGCGATGGCATCGGGGCATGCCATGAAGCTGTGCCCCGACCTGGAAATCGTCAAGCCGCGTTTCGAGGCTTACCGTGAGGCGTCCCGCGAGATTCATGCGATCTTTCGCGACTACACCGAGCTGATCGAACCGCTGTCGCTGGACGAGGCTTACCTGGATGTCAGTGACAGCCAATGGTTTGCCGGCAGCGCGACGCGCATTGCCGAGGACATTCGCCGTCGGGTCGCCCAGCAACTGCATATCACGGTGTCCGCAGGCGTGGCACCGAACAAGTTCCTGGCCAAGATCGCCAGCGATTGGCGCAAGCCCAATGGGTTGTTCGTCATCACCCCGGACCAAGTGGAGGAGTTCGTCGCGGCTTTGCCGGTTGCCCGCTTGCATGGCGTGGGCAAGGTGACGGCGGATAAGCTTTCGCGATTGGGGATCGATACTTGCCTGTCATTGCGCGACTGGTCGAGGCTGGCGCTGGTGCGCGAATTTGGCAGCTTCGGCGAGCGCTTGTGGGGGCTGGCGCGAGGGATCGACGAGCGTGCGGTGCACAATGACAGTCGGCGGCAGTCGGTCAGCGTCGAGAACACCTACGACCAGGACTTGCCTGACCTGAGCAGTTGCCTGGAAAAGCTGCCTGACCTGCTCGCCAGCCTGAATGAGCGGATTGCGCGCATGGATAGCAGCTATCGGCCCGACAAGCCTTTCGTCAAGGTCAAGTTCCATGACTTCAGCCAGACCACGCTGGAGCAGGCGGGGGCGGGGCGAGACCTGGAGAGCTACAGGCAGTTGCTCAGCCAGGCGTTTGCCCGAGGTGGCAAGCCGGTACGGTTGCTGGGGGTAGGGGTGAGGCTGCGGGACCTGCGTGGGGCGCTTGAACAGTTGGAGTTGTTTCGGGACTTATAA
- a CDS encoding proline--tRNA ligase, which translates to MRTSQYLLATQKETPADAVVISHQLMLRAGMIRKLASGLYTWLPMGLRVMRKVEAVVREEMTAAGALEVLMPSIQPAELWQESGRWEQYGPELLRLKDRHQREFCVGPTHEEVITDLARNELSSYKQLPLNMFQIQTKFRDEIRPRFGLMRGREFIMKDAYSFHADQASLQETYDRMHLAYSNIFTRLGLDFRPVQADTGSIGGSYSHEFHVLASSGEDDVIFSDSSDYAANIEKAEAIPRETVRPAPTEELRLVDTPDAKTIAQLVENFGLAIEKTVKTLIVHGAEEGKLVALIVRGDHELNEIKATKLEQVADPLVMASDAELRAAIGAGAGSLGPLNLPLECIIDRSVALMSDFGIGANIDDKHYFGVNWERDLPVPQVADLRNVVEGDPSPDGQGTLVIKRGIEVGHIFQLGTKYSEALKCQVLGENGKPVVLSMGCYGIGVSRVVAAAIEQNHDDKGIIWNDALAPFQIALVPLRYETDVVREATDKLYAELTAAGFEVLLDDRDKKTSPGIKFADMELIGIPHRIVVSDRGLADGNLEYKHRTESEAQALPLNEVLTFLQARIRR; encoded by the coding sequence ATGCGCACCAGTCAATATTTGCTCGCCACCCAGAAAGAAACCCCGGCCGATGCAGTGGTCATCAGCCACCAGCTCATGCTGCGCGCCGGCATGATCCGCAAACTGGCCTCCGGCCTGTACACCTGGCTGCCGATGGGCCTGCGGGTAATGCGCAAGGTCGAAGCCGTGGTGCGCGAGGAAATGACCGCCGCCGGTGCCCTTGAGGTGCTGATGCCGAGCATCCAGCCGGCTGAACTGTGGCAGGAATCCGGCCGCTGGGAGCAGTACGGCCCCGAGCTGCTGCGCCTGAAAGACCGCCACCAGCGCGAATTCTGCGTCGGCCCGACCCACGAAGAGGTCATCACCGACCTGGCGCGCAACGAGCTGTCCAGCTACAAGCAACTGCCGCTGAACATGTTCCAGATCCAGACCAAGTTCCGCGACGAGATCCGTCCGCGCTTCGGCCTTATGCGCGGCCGCGAATTCATCATGAAGGACGCCTACTCCTTCCATGCCGACCAGGCTTCCCTGCAGGAAACCTACGACCGCATGCACCTGGCGTACTCCAACATCTTCACCCGCCTGGGCCTGGACTTCCGTCCGGTGCAGGCCGATACCGGTTCGATCGGCGGCAGCTACTCCCACGAATTCCACGTGCTCGCCTCTTCCGGCGAGGACGACGTGATCTTCAGCGACAGCTCCGATTACGCCGCCAACATCGAGAAGGCCGAGGCCATTCCGCGCGAAACCGTGCGCCCGGCGCCGACCGAAGAGCTGCGCCTGGTCGATACCCCGGACGCCAAGACCATCGCACAACTGGTGGAAAACTTCGGCTTGGCGATCGAGAAGACCGTCAAGACCCTGATCGTGCATGGTGCCGAGGAAGGCAAGCTGGTCGCGCTGATCGTCCGTGGCGACCACGAGCTCAACGAAATCAAGGCCACCAAGCTGGAGCAGGTCGCCGACCCGCTGGTGATGGCCAGCGACGCCGAGCTGCGCGCCGCCATCGGTGCCGGCGCCGGTTCCCTGGGCCCGCTGAACCTGCCGCTGGAGTGCATCATCGACCGCTCGGTCGCCCTGATGAGCGACTTCGGCATCGGCGCCAACATCGACGACAAGCACTACTTCGGCGTCAACTGGGAACGCGACCTGCCGGTTCCACAGGTCGCCGACCTGCGCAACGTGGTCGAGGGCGACCCGAGCCCGGACGGCCAGGGTACGCTGGTGATCAAGCGCGGCATCGAAGTCGGCCACATCTTCCAGCTCGGCACCAAATACAGCGAAGCACTCAAGTGCCAGGTGCTGGGTGAGAACGGCAAACCCGTCGTGCTGTCGATGGGCTGCTACGGCATCGGCGTGTCCCGCGTGGTCGCCGCCGCCATCGAGCAGAACCACGACGACAAGGGCATCATCTGGAACGACGCCCTGGCCCCGTTCCAGATCGCCCTGGTGCCGCTGCGCTACGAAACCGATGTGGTCCGTGAGGCTACCGACAAGCTCTACGCCGAACTGACCGCCGCAGGTTTCGAAGTCCTGCTGGACGACCGCGACAAGAAAACCAGCCCCGGCATCAAGTTCGCCGACATGGAGCTGATCGGCATCCCACACCGCATCGTCGTCAGCGACCGCGGCCTGGCCGATGGCAACCTGGAGTACAAGCACCGCACCGAGTCGGAGGCCCAGGCACTGCCGCTCAATGAAGTGCTGACCTTCCTGCAGGCCCGCATCCGCCGCTGA